In Microcaecilia unicolor chromosome 1, aMicUni1.1, whole genome shotgun sequence, the following are encoded in one genomic region:
- the LOC115460524 gene encoding olfactory receptor 1052-like, with amino-acid sequence MKGKNQTYVTEFIMLGFSDLSKLQNLLFIVFLLMYILTLLGNISIIIVIRIDPHLHTPMYYFLTNLSFVDICYSSTITPKALADFRVKKSTIALFECAAQLYVFGILATAESFLLVVMAYDRYVAICNPLLYTVIMTRRVCILLVISVYMISMVYSLIQTGNIFSMTFCGSNEINHFYCDIPPLLKLSCSDTFFNEMVLSVLAGIVSVVIVTALVLSYTFIISAILKIRSSEGRRKAFSTCASHCISVILFFGTLIFIYVIPSSHFSLYINRVVSVVYTMVIPMVNPMIYSLRNNDVKQALRKVLEKKWFC; translated from the coding sequence ATGAAAGGCAAAAACCAAACCTACGTGACAGAGTTCATCATGTTAGGATTTTCTGACCTCTCCAAGCTGCAGAATTTATTGTTCATTGTGTTTTTGCTCATGTATATTCTCACTCTATTGGGAAACATCAGCATCATCATAGTAATTAGAATCGATCCTCACCTTCACACACCCATGTACTATTTTCTCACTAACTTATCATTTGTAGATATCTGTTACTCCTCAACAATCACTCCGAAGGCTTTAGCAGACTTCAGAGTCAAGAAAAGCACCATCGCCTTGTTTGAATGTGCTGCACAGCTGTACGTTTTTGGAATTCTGGCAACTGCTGAGAGCTTCTTGCTGGTAGTGATGGCGTATGATCGTTATGTGGCAATATGTAACCCATTGCTTTATACTGTCATAATGACTAGGAGAGTTTGTATCCTACTTGTGATCAGTGTGTATATGATAAGCATGGTATATTCATTAATACAAACTGgtaatatattttctatgacctTCTGTGGATCCAATGAGATCAATCATTTCTATTGTGATATCCCTCCACTTTTGAAACTCTCCTGCTCTGATACCTTTTTTAACGAGATGGTGTTATCTGTTCTTGCTGGCATTGTTTCTGTTGTAATCGTTACGGCACTAGTTCTCTCTTacacttttattatttctgcaatcCTGAAAATCCGCTCATCAGAGGGCAGGCGCAAAGCTTTCTCCACCTGTGCATCTCACTGCATctcagtgattttattttttgggaCTCTAATTTTCATATATGTAATTCCAAGTTCCCATTTCTCTCTGTACATAAATCGTGTGGTTTCTGTAGTATACACAATGGTAATCCCTATGGTTAATCCAATGATCTACAGCCTCAGGAACAATGATGTGAAACAAGCACTAAGAAAAGTCTTGGAGAAAAAATGGTTTTGTTAA